The following nucleotide sequence is from Vulpes lagopus strain Blue_001 chromosome 1, ASM1834538v1, whole genome shotgun sequence.
ggactcaatcccgggaatctgggatcaggccctgagccacccaggcgtcccaatcccAATGTTTTAATGCTGGAATCCTTGCTGCCACAAGAAGGAAAGTGCTAGAGATTTAGTATGTGGCAGAATTAAACTTGAAGCATGGTTATCAGGACAAGGTGACCTGCTCTCATGGCACCACAGGGCAAACCGAAGCGCTTTGTGAGCAACGCTCCCACTGCAGATGGTGGATGCTCGTGGACTCACCTGGCATACTTCGTACCTAGGTATTTGTCTCTGTACTTGGACTCTCGCTCCTGTGCCTTGGGACAAGTTCCTCATTACAGCACTGTTGAGCTTTCCTATTGTCTGCTACAATCATTTGTTAACCTAGGAATCAAATGACTCCTCCTGCGGCCATGCTATGGCCACCAGTAGAGGGAGAGCAGTGCCATCCCTTGGAACTCCTACAGCCACTCCCCTTCCCGTTGAGAACCACTTAGTTAAATGACATTTCACACTGTCCAGATGACGTCTGGCAGTATACATTTTTCATGCGCCTTGCTCCTTCCTGAGCTCACCTCCAGAGGGGTCTCTGAATCACAACACATCCTTCTACTGTGAAGAGAAGCATGCATTTCATTGTGTGCCTGCTCCATCCGAAGGACCCGCATTCAGGCAAAAGACTTGTTTGGGATTCAGGCGGCCACCCTTGGAGGAAGccaggacagaggggcagaggggcagagaaggaagggaacTGGAGTAGAGGGGACCCCAGGCAGCCTTGTGGGGTGAGCTGGGCTCTGACCAGGAAGAGTGATGAGAATAAACAGTAAGGAAATAGTTGCAAGGTCCTCTGGCCAGGTTCTTCCCAGAGTAGACCGCTCCTTCAGGCCCCGCATTGAGACCAGGTGCCCTTCAGGACATAGGCAGCGAGTGGGGCACCAGAGCCGCCTGCTATCTACCAAGATGCACACAAAGCCATCTCTTGCAGCTGACACGTACCCTCAAAGCTGACCTTGAAGATTTTCCTGGGTATCTCCCAGTTTACTAATTATGATGTAACTCAGACTTGCTTTCGCAAGTATTCCCAGTTTTGGGTGTGGCCTTCTTCCATTATTCCCACCTAGAGGTGTGTGAGGGCACTTGGCACCTCTGAAGTGTCATGGACATTCCTTATGTCATGCTCAGCAGGAACCAACTTGCTCACAGCTCAGCAGCTGCCTGTGCAAGCAGATCCTGCAGCGCAGGACAGGACAGCAAGACCGAGGTCGGTTTGGCTGTAGGAAACTCCCTTCTCCCACCTGCCATGACTGTAACTCTGCCCCTGGAGCCAAACCAGCCTCTCAAGACGGCATAGTCCTGGTGCATATGTGGAAGCTGCATTTTCCCAAGCCACAGTGCACATGGTGATCCCAGACACAAGGTCAGACCTATGACTCACCTTCCCAAGACGAGGGCGTGTGCCACCAAGGAAGAGCTGGCAGGACCAACCAGGCTGGTGTCACCGAGCACCCTTCCTTCCCTCGACCCATCCCTCCCACATGCCCACTCTGAATCATTCTGCTGTTCACACACCCACTGTGTGAATATGTTTGCGTGGTTTGGGCCATCATTTTTGGTTTGCTCAGCTTGTGGTAGGGATGAGGACAAGGCAGCAGAGTACTTGGGCTACATGCAAAGGCTTGGTCAGTGCTTCTTGAGGACTTCCAGCAAGAGAGCCCAGTTAGTGCTATCCACAGAGATCTGGGAACCCCTCACAGCATCATAGCCCCATTAGGCCTtatgacaagatttttttttttttttaagatttatttatttattcagagagagagagagagaggcagagacacaggcagaggaacaagcaggctccatggaggaagcccgacgcgggacccgatcccagacctccaggatcacaccccgggacGCAGGCagactaaaccgctgcgccaccagggctgccaaagatttttttttttcccccaagtaagctctatgcccaatgtggggcttgaactcacaactccagaGATCAAGAACTGTGTGCTCTacttgagccagccagatgcccctccttGTAAACACTTTTTAGCGTAACGTTAAACAACAAACAGCACACAAttgtttttccattataaaaatttatcaagGGAATAATTTGAGTCTTTAGAGATTTGGTTTAATAAAGTAAAAGACTAAAACCCATGAAAACactttaagttctttttaaacCTACCAAGTGAGATCTAAATTAAATTAATCCTCTATGACTTTAGGAAAGACACTGCTTTCCTAAATCAGAAAAGTTGATTTCCAAGTCACGCTCTCTTACCTCTACTGCGTAACCCAGAGGAGAACTGAAGCTCTCACCAGGGATGGCTCCTCGGGAGGTCAGAGTGGCAAGGACAAGCAGTATGCCCCCACAAACTAGGTGGAGACTGAGACAAAAGCTGAGTCTGTGATTCGCAGCACCATCATCCAACCAGGGTCCTTCTCAGAGTGAAACAAGGTGCTGCTAATTACTTGAGAACAAAAGGCATAAAATGGGACACCCTGGCGATAAGGCAGTTTGGGAAACTACACTTCCCAGTATGCCCTGCCCCTTGAAGGTCAGAAGGCCTGCTGGAGCCAGCACCCTGGGACCCACGGTTAGCACCATTGAAGAGGTAAACAGTATACGGCTGCTTCTGACATGGAGGCTTCCTCCTTCCGCGGAACACTTAGCCAGACACACAACACAACACCTGAGGGGAAATTTCAATGAATATTAAGCCTGGGGtggagcctctctctccctcacagcTTGAGCTTGCGAAGAGGTGGAGCTGGTAGAGCTGTCCACTGGTCCATGGCCCGTTTTCTCCTGGGTATGGTGCCGCCTCTGTATCCCCACATCACAGCGCCCCCACTGCCATTAGTCCTTTGGGGGATTCTGGGCCAGGTGCTGTTCCCACTCGACTTCAACCAACTTGTACAGCTCCATGGTGGCCTGAGCATCTTCCACGGAGGAATGTCCACTTTTCCCAACCTGAATACAGGAGAAAGAGAGTATCATGAAGCCACAAGAgactatttctttccttcccaactggctctccccagcccccacaaatgctgctgctgctgcagagtTAGTGGGCCACTGCCGGAGACCTCTGAGGGTTCAACTCCTATGACACTGTCTGCCTCAGACCTTTCTGTGGACCATACACACCACGCTGTTCGGCACCCTGCAAACACAACAACCAGATCACAGACAGGCCTTGAGTCTCCCACCTTCCCCACAACCTCAACCTCTCTCTACACACGTGTGCTCACCCTCCTGTCAGGCAGGACACCTTTCTCTGAGTGCAAACCTGTCGCCCACACAAGAGATCCTGGCATCCACTTTGCGGACTTTCAGAAGCACTAtgtgcgggatgcctgggtggctcagtggttgagcatctgcctttggctcagggtgtgatcctggagtccagggatcgagtcccacatcaggctccctgcatggagcctgcttctccctcttcctgtgtctctgcctctctctctctctgtctctcataaataaataaacaaacaaacagataaataaaatcttttttttttttttttttaaagaagaagctTTCTTTTCTCAGTTAGGGTTTTGCCAGCACTTGAAGACCTCCCCCCTTTCCAAGCACCCTCTGGGACATTCTGTAAGGTAGAAAGCAGGAACTGTTACCCTACACACTGGGCCCTTTTGCTAAAGCTCTTCCCATCAGAGCAGCCCACCTGCATCTACAACCAGAGCAATTTCGGGGCCAGTGCCTGCAGCAAGAAGGGCCCCCCAGCATCCAAGCTGGGGGCCTGACAGCATCTGGGGAGACACTACCTGGATATCCCGGTTTAGAAGCTTCTTGGTGAGACTCTTCAGAGACATAGTGGCATTCTCTGGGCAGTCAGCCTTCCGGTTGAGGGGGGGAATGTGGGAGGTGTCACGGGTGAGGGACTTGGGGTGGAAGTACTGAAGGGCTTTGAAGTCGTTGTGGATGGCGTGGCCCACCACTATCTTCCCTGTGAGTATCTTCAAGATCTGAAATAGGAGCAGAAAAGGCGGTGGTGAGGAGGCAGTAAAGGTAGAAGAGCCCCTCTATCCTGAAAGCCCAATGTGGTCATAGATCCTGTCAAGCTCTTTGCACCATGTGCTCACCTACCTCGACCTCTCCCACAACGTTTCTTCCATCTGAGATTCACCTCCAGGTGATGAGCAGCTGTTACCGTGGTGTAACCTGGTTTGGACTCCTATCACCAATGGCTCCTTATCTTCTCATTAATTTGCCCCAGTCCCAAATCACACTCATGTGTCAGATGTTTGCTAACCAGTTCAGTTCTGGCTTGCTATGTGAAGTTCTCTAACCATTACCATATTCTGGCCTTAGACATAAGGGTTGAACCAATGGAGTCAAAGATGGGCTCCAGGAAGATAAAAGAAACCCCAAATCATATGCCAATAGTTACATATATGGTGCTTGGGGAGGAGTGTCTCTGATTTTCATCAGACTCTGGAAGGACCTATAAGTTATAAAAGCTTAAGAATCACCTGTAGACTCAGGCTGCAGAGGGAATCGGTCAAGCAACCCAGAAAATCAGCTCTACAGCTCCTCCCACTCACTCACCAGCTGCTCAGGAACCTCATTCACACTAGTCTCAGGACCAGGTCACCTCACCATTTCAGGATCTTAACGCATGAGGGCATGCAACCAAAAAGACAACCAAGAATAAGGCACAAGCTCTCAAGGCCATTCCCCAAGAGGGCTCCAAACAGGTTGTAAACAAAAGCCACAGTCCTACAATCCGTGCAGAGCCAGCAGGAACCCCCTGGAAGGGGCCAGACCATCTGAACGTACCCATCTCACACCCTGGCATGGGCACTGGGGAATCCATTTATGACAAAAACTCAATGGGAGCCCAATTGATGAGGTTCCTGCTTGCTCCTAACCGCACCTTCAGTTTACTGTCCACCAACACCTCTACTGCACATTAATTCACATCCAGCCCTCATTCAAGCTGCGCAGATTCTAGATCTCAGACCCATCCCaccttctgcctctcccagccctgctcaCTGGTGGCCTGTGGCACACCTCTCAAGTACTTTCTAAAACTCAGCACCTATGCCTCTGATGAAGAGCCTCCAACTACCAGGGAGTGAAAAGAATTAGTGGAACAAAGCATGTCCCAAGAAGACTAAGAATGTAAagttgaaaagacaaaaatatggaTCATGGGCGCCCTCTGGAGGCCTCCGAAGACCAGCTGgcttcccctccacctcctccctgtgcctcccaGGTTCGCCTTCCTTTTCCCATCCTTCTGTGATGCTCCCAGGGTCCAGCATGGGGCTACCACAAAGAAGTTTGCTCATGACTGAGGTGAGAGCCCGACACGCAACCCCTCCGCTTCAGGCTACCTGTCCCAAGAATACAAACCACCTAGCTCCTGCCACCAACACTTCCCACACTTGCTTGGGAaccctctccacctctctgttCTCAACCCCAAACTACATCTCTACAAGGCACTCCCAAATCAAGCCCATTCCCTCGCCATTCACACCTGCTACTCTGCCCTGTGGTGCTGCTAGTCCTCTAGGTTCCTAGTTTCCCAGGTGATGATTCCTTTGGGGAGTTCAGCTCGGTCTCTGCTAACTCGCTTCAGCACAGCCGTTAACTGTGTAACTTTCTGGGCCTTCACCATGCCTGCCCCCTTCATCTGGCAGTCCACTCCCACTTCCCTCCTCCAAACTTCTTTGGCACCTTCTAGGGCGATATCCTCTGCTGAAAAGGGATCTGCACCTCAGTGCAGCCACCTTGCTGCTCCTGTCGTACCCCATGCCTCTCACCTGGCCCCGTGCAACCTTGAAGGGTGTAGCATTCACCATGTGCTGCTTCCGGATGCCACTCCACCTGGTCCGGTAGTCCACGATGTGGCAGGGCGGAAGGATGTACTCGTCATAGAGCACATCTCCATGGTAGTTGACAATGCTACATCGAGCCAGGGAACTGACATGCCCCTTGGGTCCCGTGCCCACCATTTCACAGTCAATGGCCACCATCTTCTTCGGTGTTTTCTGGGTTGTTCCGGAGCACTTATTGTCTGAATGAGACTGGATGGAATTCTGTGGGGCATTCTTCTGAGTAGGATTCTTCTGGGGGCCCTTCTTGTGGGGGCGAGTTGGGTGGCTCCTAATCTTTGGAAGGGCACTCTGGAACTCCCCCA
It contains:
- the ISG20L2 gene encoding interferon-stimulated 20 kDa exonuclease-like 2, with product MSTLLLNLDFGEPPPKKALEGNAKHRKFVKKRRLLERRGFLNKKNQPPSKTPKLHSEPMKKGETPKVDGTWKVSPLPKKKAVASSSGPEQSLDKKTAVPWLTPAPPQKAGSALAKVDLLGEFQSALPKIRSHPTRPHKKGPQKNPTQKNAPQNSIQSHSDNKCSGTTQKTPKKMVAIDCEMVGTGPKGHVSSLARCSIVNYHGDVLYDEYILPPCHIVDYRTRWSGIRKQHMVNATPFKVARGQILKILTGKIVVGHAIHNDFKALQYFHPKSLTRDTSHIPPLNRKADCPENATMSLKSLTKKLLNRDIQVGKSGHSSVEDAQATMELYKLVEVEWEQHLAQNPPKD